In Solanum pennellii chromosome 3, SPENNV200, a single window of DNA contains:
- the LOC107013452 gene encoding subtilisin-like protease SBT3.4 isoform X3: MPLFAISVHIVYMGRRQHDDVELATSAHHQLLTSVLGSQKAARDSIIYSYKHGFSGFAARLTKSQAKKIAELPDVVHVVPNHFFKLHTTRSWDYLGLSESSPPTNLLHEANMGDGIIIGVLDTGIWPESEAFNDKGLGPIPSRWKGHCQSGDKFDPATACNRKLIGAKYYLKGFEAEAGRPAIKDPDFLRFDIASPRDRDGHGTHTSSTAGGSFTPNASYHGLGYGTVKGGAPKARIAMYKVCWNWLIGGCTFADTMMAIDEAIHDGVDILSISLGLEIPLYADIDMRNGIAFASFHAVIKGITVICSGGNEGPYPQTVVNISPWILTVAASSIDRSFPTLITLGNNQTFSGQSMYTGKETGFIGIAHPEISELEDTRFCNNLNTNDTWAAGKVVLCFIVKGDELYLPFTQQVVQEVGGLGLIVAKNPTRDLNDLTFDFPCIEVNFDVGSQLLNYIRYSRKPQVKLIPTRTHVGQPVSTHLASFSSRGPNSVAPAILKPDIAAPGVNILAAVLPADTPYKFESGTSMAAPHVSGIVALLKSLHPHWSPAAIKSALVTTAWVTDPHSGEPVISEGNPNKLADPFDFGGGLVNANGAKDPGLVYDMGTFDYILYLCSMGYNNSAISMLIDQAASCPIKRPSILDVNLPSLTIPSLRKTVTVRRTVTNVGPVNSKYKAIIEPPLGITIKVKPETLIFNSSTKKISFTLTISTSHKYTTYYYFGSLTWTDGVHRVRSPISVRNEFPELVC; encoded by the exons GTTCATATCGTTTACATGGGAAGAAGGCAACACGATGATGTTGAACTCGCAACATCAGCTCACCATCAATTACTTACTTCAGTACTGGGAAG TCAAAAAGCTGCAAGAGATTCAATCATCTATAGTTATAAACATGGTTTCTCTGGCTTTGCAGCCAGGTTAACGAAATCTCAAGCCAAAAAGATAGCAG AGTTACCTGATGTGGTCCATGTGGTTCCTAATCATTTCTTCAAATTGCACACAACAAGAAGTTGGGATTATCTTGGCCTTTCCGAATCTTCTCCTCCAACTAACCTCCTTCATGAAGCCAACATGGGCGATGGTATCATCATAGGAGTCCTTGATACAG GAATATGGCCAGAAAGTGAAGCATTCAATGACAAAGGCCTAGGGCCAATCCCTTCAAGATGGAAGGGCCATTGTCAGTCTGGTGATAAATTTGATCCAGCTACGGCATGTAACAGGAAACTAATTGGAGCAAAGTACTATCTAAAGGGTTTTGAAGCAGAGGCTGGACGGCCAGCAATCAAAGATCCTGATTTTCTCAGGTTTGACATTGCGTCACCAAGGGATAGAGATGGACATGGCACCCACACATCAAGCACTGCTGGTGGCTCGTTCACACCAAATGCAAGTTACCATGGACTTGGTTATGGTACAGTTAAGGGTGGTGCACCCAAGGCTCGGATTGCTATGTACAAGGTGTGCTGGAATTGGCTTATAGGAGGATGTACCTTTGCTGATACAATGATGGCTATTGATGAAGCAATTCATGATGGAGTTGATATTTTATCCATATCCCTTGGCTTAGAAATACCTCTGTACGCTGATATTGATATGCGCAATGGCATTGCTTTTGCATCCTTCCATGCTGTCATTAAGGGGATTACAGTTATTTGTTCAGGAGGAAACGAAGGGCCATATCCCCAAACTGTAGTGAATATATCACCATGGATCCTAACTGTGGCAGCTTCAAGTATTGATAGGTCATTTCCCACACTCATTACATTAGGCAATAATCAGACTTTTTCT GGTCAATCCATGTATACTGGAAAGGAGACTGGATTTATCGGCATTGCACATCCAGAAATCTCTGAGCTTGAAGATACACG CTTTTGCAACAACTTGAATACAAATGATACATGGGCGGCTGGAAAAGTAGTGCTTTGCTTCATTGTTAAAGGAGATGAGTTGTATTTGCCATTTACTCAACAAGTTGTCCAGGAGGTTGGAGGCTTGGGATTGATTGTTGCGAAGAACCCAACCAGAGATCTGAACGATTTAACGTTTGACTTTCCatgtattgaagttaattttgATGTTGGCTCTCAATTGCTCAATTACATCAGATACTCCAG GAAACCACAAGTAAAGCTGATTCCTACACGAACTCATGTTGGGCAACCTGTTTCAACACATCTTGCTTCCTTCTCATCCCGAGGTCCCAATTCTGTTGCCCCTGCCATACTTAAG CCAGATATAGCAGCTCCAGGAGTCAATATATTGGCTGCTGTTCTTCCTGCAGACACTCCATACAAGTTTGAATCAGGAACATCCATGGCAGCTCCTCACGTGTCTGGCATTGTTGCCTTGCTCAAGTCCCTGCACCCACATTGGTCTCCAGCTGCTATCAAGTCTGCACTCGTTACAACAG CATGGGTAACAGATCCTCATTCCGGGGAACCAGTTATATCTGAGGGAAATCCAAACAAGCTTGCTGATCCATTTGATTTCGGTGGTGGACTCGTGAACGCAAATGGTGCAAAAGATCCTGGCCTAGTCTATGATATGGGAACCTTTGACTACATTCTTTATTTGTGCTCAATGGGCTATAACAATAGTGCCATCAGTATGCTCATTGATCAAGCTGCATCTTGTCCAATCAAGAGACCTTCAATTCTTGATGTTAATCTTCCTTCTCTAACCATACCAAGTCTCAGGAAAACAGTTACTGTTAGAAGAACCGTCACCAATGTTGGACCAGTGAACTCCAAATATAAAGCCATCATTGAACCTCCACTTGGCATTACCATAAAAGTAAAGCCTGAAACTTTGATATTCAACTCTAGCACCAAGAAAATCTCATTCACTCTCACCATTTCAACCAGCCACAAATACACCACATACTATTATTTCGGGAGCTTAACTTGGACTGACGGGGTGCACCGAGTAAGAAGTCCTATATCTGTGAGAAACGAGTTTCCAGAACTTGTTTGCTAG
- the LOC107013452 gene encoding subtilisin-like protease SBT3.4 isoform X5, with product MSISYFLEYKLAFTALLLFLNLSDLLVSQANAESKVHIVYMGRRQHDDVELATSAHHQLLTSVLGSQKAARDSIIYSYKHGFSGFAARLTKSQAKKIAGIWPESEAFNDKGLGPIPSRWKGHCQSGDKFDPATACNRKLIGAKYYLKGFEAEAGRPAIKDPDFLRFDIASPRDRDGHGTHTSSTAGGSFTPNASYHGLGYGTVKGGAPKARIAMYKVCWNWLIGGCTFADTMMAIDEAIHDGVDILSISLGLEIPLYADIDMRNGIAFASFHAVIKGITVICSGGNEGPYPQTVVNISPWILTVAASSIDRSFPTLITLGNNQTFSGQSMYTGKETGFIGIAHPEISELEDTRFCNNLNTNDTWAAGKVVLCFIVKGDELYLPFTQQVVQEVGGLGLIVAKNPTRDLNDLTFDFPCIEVNFDVGSQLLNYIRYSRKPQVKLIPTRTHVGQPVSTHLASFSSRGPNSVAPAILKPDIAAPGVNILAAVLPADTPYKFESGTSMAAPHVSGIVALLKSLHPHWSPAAIKSALVTTAWVTDPHSGEPVISEGNPNKLADPFDFGGGLVNANGAKDPGLVYDMGTFDYILYLCSMGYNNSAISMLIDQAASCPIKRPSILDVNLPSLTIPSLRKTVTVRRTVTNVGPVNSKYKAIIEPPLGITIKVKPETLIFNSSTKKISFTLTISTSHKYTTYYYFGSLTWTDGVHRVRSPISVRNEFPELVC from the exons ATGAGCATCAGCTACTTTCTTGAATATAAATTGGCTTTCACTGCTCTGCTCCTTTTTTTAAACTTGTCGGACTTATTAGTATCTCAAGCAAATGCTGAAAGCAAA GTTCATATCGTTTACATGGGAAGAAGGCAACACGATGATGTTGAACTCGCAACATCAGCTCACCATCAATTACTTACTTCAGTACTGGGAAG TCAAAAAGCTGCAAGAGATTCAATCATCTATAGTTATAAACATGGTTTCTCTGGCTTTGCAGCCAGGTTAACGAAATCTCAAGCCAAAAAGATAGCAG GAATATGGCCAGAAAGTGAAGCATTCAATGACAAAGGCCTAGGGCCAATCCCTTCAAGATGGAAGGGCCATTGTCAGTCTGGTGATAAATTTGATCCAGCTACGGCATGTAACAGGAAACTAATTGGAGCAAAGTACTATCTAAAGGGTTTTGAAGCAGAGGCTGGACGGCCAGCAATCAAAGATCCTGATTTTCTCAGGTTTGACATTGCGTCACCAAGGGATAGAGATGGACATGGCACCCACACATCAAGCACTGCTGGTGGCTCGTTCACACCAAATGCAAGTTACCATGGACTTGGTTATGGTACAGTTAAGGGTGGTGCACCCAAGGCTCGGATTGCTATGTACAAGGTGTGCTGGAATTGGCTTATAGGAGGATGTACCTTTGCTGATACAATGATGGCTATTGATGAAGCAATTCATGATGGAGTTGATATTTTATCCATATCCCTTGGCTTAGAAATACCTCTGTACGCTGATATTGATATGCGCAATGGCATTGCTTTTGCATCCTTCCATGCTGTCATTAAGGGGATTACAGTTATTTGTTCAGGAGGAAACGAAGGGCCATATCCCCAAACTGTAGTGAATATATCACCATGGATCCTAACTGTGGCAGCTTCAAGTATTGATAGGTCATTTCCCACACTCATTACATTAGGCAATAATCAGACTTTTTCT GGTCAATCCATGTATACTGGAAAGGAGACTGGATTTATCGGCATTGCACATCCAGAAATCTCTGAGCTTGAAGATACACG CTTTTGCAACAACTTGAATACAAATGATACATGGGCGGCTGGAAAAGTAGTGCTTTGCTTCATTGTTAAAGGAGATGAGTTGTATTTGCCATTTACTCAACAAGTTGTCCAGGAGGTTGGAGGCTTGGGATTGATTGTTGCGAAGAACCCAACCAGAGATCTGAACGATTTAACGTTTGACTTTCCatgtattgaagttaattttgATGTTGGCTCTCAATTGCTCAATTACATCAGATACTCCAG GAAACCACAAGTAAAGCTGATTCCTACACGAACTCATGTTGGGCAACCTGTTTCAACACATCTTGCTTCCTTCTCATCCCGAGGTCCCAATTCTGTTGCCCCTGCCATACTTAAG CCAGATATAGCAGCTCCAGGAGTCAATATATTGGCTGCTGTTCTTCCTGCAGACACTCCATACAAGTTTGAATCAGGAACATCCATGGCAGCTCCTCACGTGTCTGGCATTGTTGCCTTGCTCAAGTCCCTGCACCCACATTGGTCTCCAGCTGCTATCAAGTCTGCACTCGTTACAACAG CATGGGTAACAGATCCTCATTCCGGGGAACCAGTTATATCTGAGGGAAATCCAAACAAGCTTGCTGATCCATTTGATTTCGGTGGTGGACTCGTGAACGCAAATGGTGCAAAAGATCCTGGCCTAGTCTATGATATGGGAACCTTTGACTACATTCTTTATTTGTGCTCAATGGGCTATAACAATAGTGCCATCAGTATGCTCATTGATCAAGCTGCATCTTGTCCAATCAAGAGACCTTCAATTCTTGATGTTAATCTTCCTTCTCTAACCATACCAAGTCTCAGGAAAACAGTTACTGTTAGAAGAACCGTCACCAATGTTGGACCAGTGAACTCCAAATATAAAGCCATCATTGAACCTCCACTTGGCATTACCATAAAAGTAAAGCCTGAAACTTTGATATTCAACTCTAGCACCAAGAAAATCTCATTCACTCTCACCATTTCAACCAGCCACAAATACACCACATACTATTATTTCGGGAGCTTAACTTGGACTGACGGGGTGCACCGAGTAAGAAGTCCTATATCTGTGAGAAACGAGTTTCCAGAACTTGTTTGCTAG
- the LOC107013452 gene encoding subtilisin-like protease SBT3.4 isoform X2 — protein MSISYFLEYKLAFTALLLFLNLSDLLVSQANAESKVHIVYMGRRQHDDVELATSAHHQLLTSVLGSQKAARDSIIYSYKHGFSGFAARLTKSQAKKIAELPDVVHVVPNHFFKLHTTRSWDYLGLSESSPPTNLLHEANMGDGIIIGVLDTGIWPESEAFNDKGLGPIPSRWKGHCQSGDKFDPATACNRKLIGAKYYLKGFEAEAGRPAIKDPDFLRFDIASPRDRDGHGTHTSSTAGGSFTPNASYHGLGYGTVKGGAPKARIAMYKVCWNWLIGGCTFADTMMAIDEAIHDGVDILSISLGLEIPLYADIDMRNGIAFASFHAVIKGITVICSGGNEGPYPQTVVNISPWILTVAASSIDRSFPTLITLGNNQTFSETGFIGIAHPEISELEDTRFCNNLNTNDTWAAGKVVLCFIVKGDELYLPFTQQVVQEVGGLGLIVAKNPTRDLNDLTFDFPCIEVNFDVGSQLLNYIRYSRKPQVKLIPTRTHVGQPVSTHLASFSSRGPNSVAPAILKPDIAAPGVNILAAVLPADTPYKFESGTSMAAPHVSGIVALLKSLHPHWSPAAIKSALVTTAWVTDPHSGEPVISEGNPNKLADPFDFGGGLVNANGAKDPGLVYDMGTFDYILYLCSMGYNNSAISMLIDQAASCPIKRPSILDVNLPSLTIPSLRKTVTVRRTVTNVGPVNSKYKAIIEPPLGITIKVKPETLIFNSSTKKISFTLTISTSHKYTTYYYFGSLTWTDGVHRVRSPISVRNEFPELVC, from the exons ATGAGCATCAGCTACTTTCTTGAATATAAATTGGCTTTCACTGCTCTGCTCCTTTTTTTAAACTTGTCGGACTTATTAGTATCTCAAGCAAATGCTGAAAGCAAA GTTCATATCGTTTACATGGGAAGAAGGCAACACGATGATGTTGAACTCGCAACATCAGCTCACCATCAATTACTTACTTCAGTACTGGGAAG TCAAAAAGCTGCAAGAGATTCAATCATCTATAGTTATAAACATGGTTTCTCTGGCTTTGCAGCCAGGTTAACGAAATCTCAAGCCAAAAAGATAGCAG AGTTACCTGATGTGGTCCATGTGGTTCCTAATCATTTCTTCAAATTGCACACAACAAGAAGTTGGGATTATCTTGGCCTTTCCGAATCTTCTCCTCCAACTAACCTCCTTCATGAAGCCAACATGGGCGATGGTATCATCATAGGAGTCCTTGATACAG GAATATGGCCAGAAAGTGAAGCATTCAATGACAAAGGCCTAGGGCCAATCCCTTCAAGATGGAAGGGCCATTGTCAGTCTGGTGATAAATTTGATCCAGCTACGGCATGTAACAGGAAACTAATTGGAGCAAAGTACTATCTAAAGGGTTTTGAAGCAGAGGCTGGACGGCCAGCAATCAAAGATCCTGATTTTCTCAGGTTTGACATTGCGTCACCAAGGGATAGAGATGGACATGGCACCCACACATCAAGCACTGCTGGTGGCTCGTTCACACCAAATGCAAGTTACCATGGACTTGGTTATGGTACAGTTAAGGGTGGTGCACCCAAGGCTCGGATTGCTATGTACAAGGTGTGCTGGAATTGGCTTATAGGAGGATGTACCTTTGCTGATACAATGATGGCTATTGATGAAGCAATTCATGATGGAGTTGATATTTTATCCATATCCCTTGGCTTAGAAATACCTCTGTACGCTGATATTGATATGCGCAATGGCATTGCTTTTGCATCCTTCCATGCTGTCATTAAGGGGATTACAGTTATTTGTTCAGGAGGAAACGAAGGGCCATATCCCCAAACTGTAGTGAATATATCACCATGGATCCTAACTGTGGCAGCTTCAAGTATTGATAGGTCATTTCCCACACTCATTACATTAGGCAATAATCAGACTTTTTCT GAGACTGGATTTATCGGCATTGCACATCCAGAAATCTCTGAGCTTGAAGATACACG CTTTTGCAACAACTTGAATACAAATGATACATGGGCGGCTGGAAAAGTAGTGCTTTGCTTCATTGTTAAAGGAGATGAGTTGTATTTGCCATTTACTCAACAAGTTGTCCAGGAGGTTGGAGGCTTGGGATTGATTGTTGCGAAGAACCCAACCAGAGATCTGAACGATTTAACGTTTGACTTTCCatgtattgaagttaattttgATGTTGGCTCTCAATTGCTCAATTACATCAGATACTCCAG GAAACCACAAGTAAAGCTGATTCCTACACGAACTCATGTTGGGCAACCTGTTTCAACACATCTTGCTTCCTTCTCATCCCGAGGTCCCAATTCTGTTGCCCCTGCCATACTTAAG CCAGATATAGCAGCTCCAGGAGTCAATATATTGGCTGCTGTTCTTCCTGCAGACACTCCATACAAGTTTGAATCAGGAACATCCATGGCAGCTCCTCACGTGTCTGGCATTGTTGCCTTGCTCAAGTCCCTGCACCCACATTGGTCTCCAGCTGCTATCAAGTCTGCACTCGTTACAACAG CATGGGTAACAGATCCTCATTCCGGGGAACCAGTTATATCTGAGGGAAATCCAAACAAGCTTGCTGATCCATTTGATTTCGGTGGTGGACTCGTGAACGCAAATGGTGCAAAAGATCCTGGCCTAGTCTATGATATGGGAACCTTTGACTACATTCTTTATTTGTGCTCAATGGGCTATAACAATAGTGCCATCAGTATGCTCATTGATCAAGCTGCATCTTGTCCAATCAAGAGACCTTCAATTCTTGATGTTAATCTTCCTTCTCTAACCATACCAAGTCTCAGGAAAACAGTTACTGTTAGAAGAACCGTCACCAATGTTGGACCAGTGAACTCCAAATATAAAGCCATCATTGAACCTCCACTTGGCATTACCATAAAAGTAAAGCCTGAAACTTTGATATTCAACTCTAGCACCAAGAAAATCTCATTCACTCTCACCATTTCAACCAGCCACAAATACACCACATACTATTATTTCGGGAGCTTAACTTGGACTGACGGGGTGCACCGAGTAAGAAGTCCTATATCTGTGAGAAACGAGTTTCCAGAACTTGTTTGCTAG
- the LOC107013452 gene encoding subtilisin-like protease SBT3.4 isoform X1, which yields MSISYFLEYKLAFTALLLFLNLSDLLVSQANAESKVHIVYMGRRQHDDVELATSAHHQLLTSVLGSQKAARDSIIYSYKHGFSGFAARLTKSQAKKIAELPDVVHVVPNHFFKLHTTRSWDYLGLSESSPPTNLLHEANMGDGIIIGVLDTGIWPESEAFNDKGLGPIPSRWKGHCQSGDKFDPATACNRKLIGAKYYLKGFEAEAGRPAIKDPDFLRFDIASPRDRDGHGTHTSSTAGGSFTPNASYHGLGYGTVKGGAPKARIAMYKVCWNWLIGGCTFADTMMAIDEAIHDGVDILSISLGLEIPLYADIDMRNGIAFASFHAVIKGITVICSGGNEGPYPQTVVNISPWILTVAASSIDRSFPTLITLGNNQTFSGQSMYTGKETGFIGIAHPEISELEDTRFCNNLNTNDTWAAGKVVLCFIVKGDELYLPFTQQVVQEVGGLGLIVAKNPTRDLNDLTFDFPCIEVNFDVGSQLLNYIRYSRKPQVKLIPTRTHVGQPVSTHLASFSSRGPNSVAPAILKPDIAAPGVNILAAVLPADTPYKFESGTSMAAPHVSGIVALLKSLHPHWSPAAIKSALVTTAWVTDPHSGEPVISEGNPNKLADPFDFGGGLVNANGAKDPGLVYDMGTFDYILYLCSMGYNNSAISMLIDQAASCPIKRPSILDVNLPSLTIPSLRKTVTVRRTVTNVGPVNSKYKAIIEPPLGITIKVKPETLIFNSSTKKISFTLTISTSHKYTTYYYFGSLTWTDGVHRVRSPISVRNEFPELVC from the exons ATGAGCATCAGCTACTTTCTTGAATATAAATTGGCTTTCACTGCTCTGCTCCTTTTTTTAAACTTGTCGGACTTATTAGTATCTCAAGCAAATGCTGAAAGCAAA GTTCATATCGTTTACATGGGAAGAAGGCAACACGATGATGTTGAACTCGCAACATCAGCTCACCATCAATTACTTACTTCAGTACTGGGAAG TCAAAAAGCTGCAAGAGATTCAATCATCTATAGTTATAAACATGGTTTCTCTGGCTTTGCAGCCAGGTTAACGAAATCTCAAGCCAAAAAGATAGCAG AGTTACCTGATGTGGTCCATGTGGTTCCTAATCATTTCTTCAAATTGCACACAACAAGAAGTTGGGATTATCTTGGCCTTTCCGAATCTTCTCCTCCAACTAACCTCCTTCATGAAGCCAACATGGGCGATGGTATCATCATAGGAGTCCTTGATACAG GAATATGGCCAGAAAGTGAAGCATTCAATGACAAAGGCCTAGGGCCAATCCCTTCAAGATGGAAGGGCCATTGTCAGTCTGGTGATAAATTTGATCCAGCTACGGCATGTAACAGGAAACTAATTGGAGCAAAGTACTATCTAAAGGGTTTTGAAGCAGAGGCTGGACGGCCAGCAATCAAAGATCCTGATTTTCTCAGGTTTGACATTGCGTCACCAAGGGATAGAGATGGACATGGCACCCACACATCAAGCACTGCTGGTGGCTCGTTCACACCAAATGCAAGTTACCATGGACTTGGTTATGGTACAGTTAAGGGTGGTGCACCCAAGGCTCGGATTGCTATGTACAAGGTGTGCTGGAATTGGCTTATAGGAGGATGTACCTTTGCTGATACAATGATGGCTATTGATGAAGCAATTCATGATGGAGTTGATATTTTATCCATATCCCTTGGCTTAGAAATACCTCTGTACGCTGATATTGATATGCGCAATGGCATTGCTTTTGCATCCTTCCATGCTGTCATTAAGGGGATTACAGTTATTTGTTCAGGAGGAAACGAAGGGCCATATCCCCAAACTGTAGTGAATATATCACCATGGATCCTAACTGTGGCAGCTTCAAGTATTGATAGGTCATTTCCCACACTCATTACATTAGGCAATAATCAGACTTTTTCT GGTCAATCCATGTATACTGGAAAGGAGACTGGATTTATCGGCATTGCACATCCAGAAATCTCTGAGCTTGAAGATACACG CTTTTGCAACAACTTGAATACAAATGATACATGGGCGGCTGGAAAAGTAGTGCTTTGCTTCATTGTTAAAGGAGATGAGTTGTATTTGCCATTTACTCAACAAGTTGTCCAGGAGGTTGGAGGCTTGGGATTGATTGTTGCGAAGAACCCAACCAGAGATCTGAACGATTTAACGTTTGACTTTCCatgtattgaagttaattttgATGTTGGCTCTCAATTGCTCAATTACATCAGATACTCCAG GAAACCACAAGTAAAGCTGATTCCTACACGAACTCATGTTGGGCAACCTGTTTCAACACATCTTGCTTCCTTCTCATCCCGAGGTCCCAATTCTGTTGCCCCTGCCATACTTAAG CCAGATATAGCAGCTCCAGGAGTCAATATATTGGCTGCTGTTCTTCCTGCAGACACTCCATACAAGTTTGAATCAGGAACATCCATGGCAGCTCCTCACGTGTCTGGCATTGTTGCCTTGCTCAAGTCCCTGCACCCACATTGGTCTCCAGCTGCTATCAAGTCTGCACTCGTTACAACAG CATGGGTAACAGATCCTCATTCCGGGGAACCAGTTATATCTGAGGGAAATCCAAACAAGCTTGCTGATCCATTTGATTTCGGTGGTGGACTCGTGAACGCAAATGGTGCAAAAGATCCTGGCCTAGTCTATGATATGGGAACCTTTGACTACATTCTTTATTTGTGCTCAATGGGCTATAACAATAGTGCCATCAGTATGCTCATTGATCAAGCTGCATCTTGTCCAATCAAGAGACCTTCAATTCTTGATGTTAATCTTCCTTCTCTAACCATACCAAGTCTCAGGAAAACAGTTACTGTTAGAAGAACCGTCACCAATGTTGGACCAGTGAACTCCAAATATAAAGCCATCATTGAACCTCCACTTGGCATTACCATAAAAGTAAAGCCTGAAACTTTGATATTCAACTCTAGCACCAAGAAAATCTCATTCACTCTCACCATTTCAACCAGCCACAAATACACCACATACTATTATTTCGGGAGCTTAACTTGGACTGACGGGGTGCACCGAGTAAGAAGTCCTATATCTGTGAGAAACGAGTTTCCAGAACTTGTTTGCTAG